One Thauera sp. K11 DNA window includes the following coding sequences:
- the rplI gene encoding 50S ribosomal protein L9 produces MQIILLDKVVNLGGLGDVVKVKDGYARNYLIPQGKAKRATQANLAEFEARRAELERQQSDKLAAAQALAAQLEGVTVEVSRKAGMDGRLFGSVTNADVAEALAAQGFQIERSAIRMPEGPLKTVGEAQLEVGLHSDVIATITVSVVGDQQ; encoded by the coding sequence ATGCAAATCATTCTTCTCGACAAGGTCGTGAACCTCGGCGGCCTGGGCGACGTGGTCAAGGTCAAGGACGGCTACGCCCGCAACTACCTGATCCCGCAAGGCAAGGCCAAGCGTGCCACGCAGGCCAATCTCGCCGAGTTCGAAGCCCGCCGCGCCGAACTCGAGCGCCAGCAGTCCGACAAGCTTGCCGCCGCCCAGGCGCTCGCCGCCCAGCTCGAAGGGGTCACCGTCGAGGTCAGCCGCAAGGCGGGCATGGACGGCCGCCTGTTCGGCTCCGTCACCAATGCCGACGTTGCCGAGGCGCTCGCCGCGCAGGGCTTCCAGATCGAGCGTTCGGCCATCCGCATGCCGGAAGGCCCGCTGAAGACCGTCGGCGAAGCCCAGCTCGAGGTCGGGCTCCACTCCGACGTGATCGCCACGATCACGGTGTCGGTGGTCGGCGACCAGCAGTAG
- the rpsR gene encoding 30S ribosomal protein S18 has product MAFKPKSKFKKKDDRGGRGLFKRRKFCRFTAEKIEEVDYKDVEILKDFITENAKIMPARITGTKAGYQRQLSVAVKRARFLALMPYTDLHQ; this is encoded by the coding sequence ATGGCTTTCAAGCCCAAGTCCAAGTTCAAGAAGAAGGATGATCGCGGCGGTCGCGGTCTCTTCAAGCGTCGCAAGTTCTGCCGCTTCACCGCGGAGAAGATCGAGGAAGTCGACTACAAGGACGTCGAGATCCTGAAGGACTTCATCACCGAGAACGCCAAGATCATGCCGGCGCGTATCACCGGCACCAAGGCGGGCTACCAGCGCCAGTTGTCGGTCGCCGTCAAGCGCGCCCGCTTCCTGGCTCTGATGCCCTACACCGACCTGCACCAGTAA
- a CDS encoding YqiA/YcfP family alpha/beta fold hydrolase yields MIVYLHGFRSAPASIKAQALKRRLEARGLGHAFWCEQLPPSPRAAIALAEEQLARCKAQGIATTLAGSSLGGYYATWLAERHGLRAALVNPAVVAPLELGAYVGEQTNMYTGESFLFTGQHIDELRALEVPAVTRPERYWLLVETGDEVLDYRHAVAKYPGARQTVLEGGDHSFTRWEDYLDELIAFAGLTPAA; encoded by the coding sequence GTGATCGTGTACCTGCACGGCTTCCGCTCGGCCCCGGCTTCGATCAAGGCGCAGGCACTGAAGCGCCGCCTGGAAGCACGCGGCCTGGGCCATGCCTTCTGGTGCGAACAGTTGCCGCCGTCGCCGCGTGCGGCGATCGCGCTCGCCGAGGAACAGCTTGCGCGCTGCAAGGCGCAGGGCATCGCCACGACGCTGGCCGGCAGTTCGCTTGGCGGCTACTACGCCACCTGGCTCGCCGAACGCCACGGCCTGCGCGCCGCGCTGGTCAATCCGGCAGTCGTCGCGCCGCTGGAGCTGGGCGCCTACGTGGGCGAGCAGACCAACATGTACACGGGCGAATCCTTCCTCTTCACCGGGCAGCACATCGACGAACTGCGCGCGCTCGAAGTGCCCGCCGTCACCCGTCCGGAGCGCTACTGGCTGCTGGTCGAGACCGGCGACGAGGTGCTCGACTACCGCCACGCCGTGGCGAAATACCCCGGTGCCCGGCAGACCGTGCTCGAGGGCGGCGATCACAGCTTCACGCGCTGGGAAGACTACCTCGACGAACTGATCGCCTTCGCCGGTCTGACGCCGGCAGCATGA
- the rpsF gene encoding 30S ribosomal protein S6: MRHYEIVFIVHPDQSEQVPAMIERYKTLVTGRNGQIHRLEDWGRRQMAYPIQKVHKAHYVLMNIECDGETLAELEHAFKFNDAVLRHLTIKMKKAVTTPSPMMKEEKARSLTTPSDEAKPAAEAAA; the protein is encoded by the coding sequence ATGCGACATTACGAAATCGTATTCATCGTCCATCCGGACCAGTCGGAACAGGTCCCGGCGATGATCGAGCGCTACAAGACGCTCGTGACCGGCCGCAACGGCCAGATCCACCGCCTGGAGGACTGGGGCCGCCGCCAGATGGCCTACCCGATCCAGAAGGTGCACAAGGCCCACTACGTGCTGATGAACATCGAGTGCGACGGCGAAACGCTGGCCGAACTCGAGCATGCCTTCAAGTTCAACGACGCGGTGCTGCGTCACCTCACCATCAAGATGAAGAAGGCCGTGACCACGCCTTCGCCGATGATGAAGGAAGAGAAGGCGCGTTCGCTCACCACGCCGTCGGACGAAGCCAAGCCGGCTGCCGAAGCCGCTGCCTGA
- the hrpA gene encoding ATP-dependent RNA helicase HrpA, translated as MARDLRRPAGERQEARAAERRARLQAEFDALLERSRAALAARIAALPKPRFPAELPVSGRREEIAAALAAHQVIIVCGETGSGKTTQLPKICLALGRGAAGLIGHTQPRRLAARATASRIAQELDSPLGQAVGYKIRFTDKLSASSHIKLMTDGILLAETQTDPLLAAYDTIIIDEAHERSLNIDFLLGYLRTLLPKRPDLKLIVTSATLDADRFARHFADAAGRAAPVIEVSGRLYPIELRYRPVEADEDQAAPARADDRAAQRKDRERGRDLLDALVDAVDEAQRCGPGDVLVFLPGEREIREAAEALRKAHHLPGTEILPLFARQSAQEQARVFASSGGRRVVLSTNVAETSLTVPGIRYVVDTGLARVKRYSPRNKVEQLQIEKVAQSAAQQRAGRCGRVMDGICFRLYGEDDFARRPAHTDPEILRSSLAGVILRMKSLKLGAVEDFPFIDPPGSRLIGDGYALLTELGAVTDDDERTLTPVGRELATLPLDPKVGRMILAARDRGCLAEVVVIAAALSVQDPRERPQDSPGAADQAHARFRGGEQDQRSEFLWYLHLWKAWDEVQRHESSSKQKAWCKKHFLSALRMREWRDVHAQLHVLCAEHGWKENAQPANYEAIHKALLSGLLGHVGCKVEDASGPQAGSYLGARGIKFWPHPGSALAKKAGKWIMAAELVETSRLFGRCIARIEPEWVEEVGAHLLKRSVFEPHWSKSAGSVRAWERGTVHGLVLYARRGVAYRDADPKLCRELFIRDGLVAGEIAEGAARSMPFFAHNQRLVAEIERLEHKSRRPDVLVDETLIEAFYDSRLPAGVLDLASFEAWRKEAEAREPRLLHLTRDQLMRHDAEGVTTDRFPARFEVLGQKLALAYLHKPGEADDGVTVTVPLAMLNQVSANRCEWLVPGLLEEKITALLKTAPQKHRHRLQPMADSAAAFMAAFEAGEFDTGEPLLKALQRFVEERVQLKLPLESFRPENLKPHCFMNFRVIDEHGRMLGQSRNLAELRTRFREQVAARFSGAKIGGAMAAALSQAGGPAVAVAGEGRAPGAGEGRSPAPQAGRRDAPPAPEGFTAWTFGPLPELLEVKVAGRDVIGFPALHDDGDCVSLRPYDTPEEAARVHRRGLARLFALSLKDQVRAIEKLPGLRELALQYMNFGTEAELKGRLVEATLTRCCLLEPLPADAESFARRCAEAKPRVTLVAQEFMRLAGQLVTEHAGLQKRLAGLKTVPELAADMQAQLAALLPGDFLTAFPWERLSHFPRYLKAAAVRLDKFRNNPARDAQLMAEWKTLAQAWEREHAAKRRAGVADPFLDDFRWLLEELRVGQYAQELRTPMPVSAKRLQKIWESRPR; from the coding sequence ATGGCGCGCGACCTGCGCCGGCCGGCCGGCGAGCGGCAGGAGGCGCGCGCCGCGGAGCGCCGGGCGCGGCTGCAGGCGGAGTTCGATGCCTTGCTCGAGCGTTCGCGCGCCGCGCTCGCCGCGCGCATCGCGGCGTTGCCGAAACCCCGCTTTCCGGCCGAACTGCCGGTCTCGGGCCGGCGCGAGGAGATCGCCGCAGCGCTCGCCGCGCACCAGGTCATCATCGTCTGCGGCGAGACCGGCTCGGGCAAGACCACGCAACTGCCCAAGATCTGCCTGGCGCTGGGCCGCGGCGCGGCGGGCCTGATCGGCCACACCCAGCCGCGCCGGCTGGCGGCTCGCGCCACCGCGAGCCGCATCGCGCAGGAGCTGGACAGCCCGCTCGGCCAGGCGGTGGGCTACAAGATCCGCTTCACCGACAAGCTGAGCGCGTCCAGCCACATCAAGCTGATGACCGACGGCATCCTGCTCGCCGAGACGCAGACCGATCCGCTGCTCGCCGCCTACGACACGATCATCATCGACGAGGCGCACGAGCGCAGCCTCAACATCGACTTCCTGCTCGGCTACCTGCGCACGCTGCTGCCGAAGCGGCCCGACCTGAAGCTGATCGTGACGTCGGCCACGCTCGATGCCGACCGCTTCGCGCGGCACTTCGCCGATGCCGCCGGACGGGCGGCGCCGGTGATCGAAGTGTCCGGCCGGCTCTATCCGATCGAACTGCGCTACCGCCCGGTGGAGGCGGACGAGGACCAGGCCGCGCCGGCGCGTGCCGACGATCGCGCCGCGCAGCGGAAGGACAGGGAGCGCGGCCGCGACCTGCTCGATGCGCTGGTCGATGCGGTCGACGAGGCGCAGCGCTGCGGCCCGGGCGACGTGCTGGTGTTCCTGCCCGGCGAGCGCGAGATCCGCGAGGCCGCCGAGGCGCTGAGAAAGGCCCATCACCTGCCCGGTACCGAGATCCTGCCGCTGTTCGCGCGCCAGTCGGCGCAGGAGCAGGCGCGCGTGTTCGCCTCCTCCGGCGGCCGCCGCGTGGTGCTGTCCACCAACGTCGCCGAGACCTCGCTGACGGTGCCCGGCATCCGCTACGTGGTCGACACCGGCCTGGCGCGGGTCAAGCGCTATTCGCCGCGCAACAAGGTCGAGCAACTGCAGATCGAGAAGGTCGCGCAGTCGGCGGCGCAGCAGCGCGCCGGCCGCTGCGGCCGGGTCATGGACGGCATCTGCTTCCGCCTCTACGGCGAGGACGATTTCGCCCGGCGCCCGGCGCACACCGACCCCGAGATCCTGCGTTCGTCGCTCGCCGGCGTGATCCTGCGCATGAAGTCGCTGAAGCTGGGTGCGGTGGAGGATTTTCCCTTCATCGATCCGCCCGGCTCCCGGCTGATCGGCGACGGCTATGCGCTGCTGACCGAACTCGGCGCCGTCACCGACGACGACGAGCGCACGCTGACGCCGGTCGGCCGCGAACTCGCCACGCTGCCGCTGGACCCCAAGGTCGGCCGCATGATCCTCGCCGCGCGCGATCGCGGCTGCCTGGCCGAGGTAGTGGTGATCGCCGCCGCGCTGTCGGTGCAGGACCCGCGCGAGCGCCCGCAGGACAGCCCGGGGGCGGCCGACCAGGCGCATGCGCGCTTTCGCGGCGGCGAGCAGGACCAGCGCTCGGAATTCCTGTGGTACCTGCATTTGTGGAAGGCGTGGGACGAAGTGCAGCGCCACGAGTCGTCGAGCAAGCAGAAGGCGTGGTGCAAGAAGCACTTCCTTTCCGCCCTGCGCATGCGCGAGTGGCGCGACGTGCATGCGCAACTGCACGTGCTGTGCGCCGAACACGGCTGGAAGGAGAACGCGCAGCCGGCGAACTACGAGGCTATCCACAAGGCGCTGCTGTCCGGTCTGCTCGGCCACGTCGGCTGCAAGGTGGAAGACGCCTCGGGGCCGCAGGCGGGCAGCTATCTCGGCGCGCGCGGCATCAAGTTCTGGCCGCATCCGGGTTCGGCGCTGGCGAAGAAGGCGGGCAAGTGGATCATGGCGGCCGAACTGGTCGAGACCTCGCGCCTGTTCGGCCGCTGCATCGCGCGCATCGAGCCGGAATGGGTGGAGGAAGTCGGCGCGCATCTGCTCAAGCGCTCCGTGTTCGAGCCGCACTGGTCCAAGAGCGCGGGCAGCGTGCGCGCCTGGGAGCGCGGGACGGTGCACGGCCTGGTGCTGTATGCGCGGCGCGGCGTGGCTTACCGCGACGCCGATCCGAAGCTGTGCCGCGAGCTTTTCATCCGCGACGGGCTGGTGGCGGGCGAGATCGCCGAGGGCGCGGCGCGGTCGATGCCCTTCTTCGCCCACAACCAGCGCCTGGTGGCGGAGATCGAGCGCCTCGAGCACAAGTCGCGCAGGCCCGACGTGCTGGTCGACGAGACGCTGATCGAGGCTTTCTACGACAGCAGGCTCCCGGCCGGCGTGCTCGATCTGGCCTCCTTCGAGGCTTGGCGCAAGGAGGCGGAGGCGCGCGAGCCCCGGCTGCTGCATCTGACGCGCGACCAGTTGATGCGCCACGATGCCGAGGGCGTGACCACCGACCGCTTTCCGGCCCGCTTCGAGGTGCTCGGCCAGAAGCTGGCGCTCGCCTACCTGCACAAGCCGGGCGAGGCCGACGACGGCGTCACCGTGACGGTGCCGCTGGCGATGCTGAACCAGGTGTCCGCCAACCGCTGCGAATGGCTGGTGCCGGGCCTGCTGGAAGAGAAGATCACCGCGCTGCTCAAGACGGCGCCGCAGAAGCACCGCCACCGCCTGCAGCCGATGGCCGACAGCGCCGCGGCCTTCATGGCGGCCTTCGAGGCCGGCGAGTTCGACACCGGCGAGCCGCTGCTGAAGGCGCTGCAGCGCTTCGTCGAGGAGCGCGTGCAGCTCAAGCTGCCGCTCGAGAGCTTCCGGCCCGAGAACCTGAAGCCGCACTGCTTCATGAACTTCCGCGTCATCGACGAGCATGGCCGCATGCTCGGCCAGTCGCGCAACCTGGCCGAACTGCGCACGCGTTTTCGCGAACAGGTGGCAGCGCGCTTCAGCGGCGCGAAGATCGGCGGTGCCATGGCCGCGGCGCTGTCGCAGGCAGGCGGCCCGGCAGTCGCGGTGGCCGGCGAGGGGCGGGCGCCAGGGGCGGGGGAGGGGCGGAGCCCGGCGCCGCAGGCGGGCAGGCGGGACGCGCCACCGGCGCCGGAGGGCTTCACCGCCTGGACTTTCGGCCCGCTGCCCGAACTGCTCGAGGTGAAGGTCGCCGGCCGCGACGTGATCGGCTTCCCGGCGCTGCACGATGACGGCGACTGCGTGTCGCTGCGCCCCTACGACACGCCTGAAGAGGCGGCGCGCGTCCATCGCAGGGGGCTGGCGCGCCTGTTCGCGCTGAGCCTGAAGGACCAGGTGCGCGCGATCGAGAAACTGCCGGGGCTGCGCGAACTGGCGCTGCAGTACATGAACTTCGGCACCGAGGCCGAACTCAAGGGGCGGCTGGTCGAGGCGACGCTGACGCGCTGCTGCCTGCTGGAACCTCTGCCTGCCGACGCCGAATCTTTTGCCCGGCGGTGCGCGGAAGCCAAGCCGCGCGTCACGCTGGTGGCGCAGGAGTTCATGCGCCTTGCCGGCCAGCTCGTCACCGAACATGCCGGCCTGCAGAAGCGGCTCGCCGGTCTGAAGACGGTCCCGGAACTGGCTGCCGACATGCAGGCCCAACTCGCCGCCCTGCTGCCCGGGGACTTCCTCACCGCCTTCCCGTGGGAGCGCCTGTCCCACTTCCCGCGCTACCTGAAGGCGGCGGCGGTGCGCCTCGACAAGTTCCGTAACAACCCGGCGCGCGACGCCCAGTTGATGGCCGAGTGGAAGACGCTGGCGCAGGCATGGGAGCGCGAGCATGCCGCCAAGCGCCGTGCGGGCGTCGCCGATCCGTTCCTGGACGATTTCCGCTGGCTGCTCGAGGAACTGCGCGTGGGCCAGTACGCGCAGGAACTGAGGACGCCGATGCCGGTGTCGGCCAAGCGGCTGCAGAAGATCTGGGAAAGCCGGCCGCGCTGA
- the priB gene encoding primosomal replication protein N, producing MPEPGLNELRLDARVAEVLPLRRTPAGVPVANCVLAHESKQLEAGLSRDVSVELQAVAVGDLAGVLAAASPGVAVKITGFLAAKSLRSRSPVVHLNTIEFLEGN from the coding sequence TTGCCTGAACCGGGGTTGAACGAACTGCGCCTCGATGCGCGCGTGGCCGAGGTGCTGCCGCTGCGTCGAACGCCTGCCGGTGTGCCGGTCGCCAACTGCGTACTGGCGCACGAATCGAAGCAGCTCGAAGCGGGGCTTTCCCGCGATGTTTCGGTGGAACTGCAGGCGGTGGCGGTGGGAGACCTCGCCGGCGTGCTCGCAGCGGCCTCGCCGGGAGTCGCGGTGAAGATCACCGGCTTCCTCGCCGCAAAGAGCCTGCGCAGTCGCAGCCCGGTCGTGCACCTGAACACAATCGAATTTCTGGAAGGAAACTGA
- a CDS encoding DUF2478 domain-containing protein — protein sequence MPATPIAAIVYGPDDDMESLLARVARTLAAHGTRLGGVIQHTHAADNDSCGMQLENLETGERFGLSLAAAPGATACRLDPDALARGAVAIRDAVARGVELLIVNKFGAQEAAGAGLRAEMGLAAAAGIPLLTAVAERFLADWQAFAGPDTQLLPPDPERVLAWWIAPQTDA from the coding sequence ATGCCCGCCACACCCATCGCCGCCATCGTCTACGGCCCCGACGACGACATGGAGAGCCTGCTGGCGCGCGTCGCCCGTACACTCGCCGCGCACGGCACGAGGCTGGGCGGCGTGATCCAGCACACCCATGCGGCTGACAATGACAGTTGCGGCATGCAGCTCGAGAATCTCGAGACCGGCGAGCGCTTCGGCCTGTCGCTCGCGGCCGCGCCCGGCGCCACCGCCTGCCGGCTCGACCCCGACGCGCTGGCCCGCGGCGCGGTAGCAATCCGGGACGCGGTCGCGCGTGGCGTCGAACTCCTCATCGTCAACAAGTTCGGCGCGCAGGAAGCCGCCGGCGCCGGGCTGCGCGCCGAAATGGGGCTGGCCGCGGCCGCCGGCATCCCGCTGCTGACTGCGGTCGCGGAGCGCTTCCTCGCCGATTGGCAGGCATTCGCCGGCCCCGACACCCAACTGCTGCCGCCCGACCCGGAGCGCGTGCTGGCATGGTGGATCGCGCCGCAAACCGACGCCTGA
- the rarD gene encoding EamA family transporter RarD produces MSTPAPGTTQLRHGALAALTAFAVWGLSPLYFRAIGSVSPFEIVAHRVLWSVVFLAGLLAFVPASGGFRGIWAIRRQPRLLGLLALTALLTGSNWLVFLWSIDAGRLIEASLGYFINPLVSVLLGRMFLGERLRPLQRAALGVAVAGVAWRVWQLGSPPWIPLFLAGTFGLYGLLRKRAPVDAIGGLFIETVITAPLAIAWLAWLTHDGRLAFGSSLYVDAMLPLAGVLTAVPLALFAVGAKRLPLATVGFLQFIAPSLNFLLAVLVFREPFDSGQLVGFVLIWAALAIYSVDMLRVARSSA; encoded by the coding sequence ATGTCCACTCCCGCGCCGGGCACCACCCAGCTTCGCCACGGCGCCCTCGCCGCGCTCACCGCCTTCGCCGTCTGGGGCCTGTCGCCGCTGTACTTCCGCGCCATCGGCAGCGTTTCGCCCTTCGAGATCGTCGCCCACCGCGTGCTGTGGTCGGTGGTCTTTCTCGCCGGTCTCCTCGCCTTCGTGCCGGCCAGCGGCGGATTCCGCGGCATCTGGGCGATCCGCCGGCAGCCGCGCCTGCTCGGCCTGCTGGCGCTCACCGCGCTGCTCACCGGCAGCAACTGGCTGGTCTTCCTGTGGTCGATCGATGCCGGCCGCCTGATCGAGGCCAGCCTGGGTTACTTCATCAATCCGCTGGTCAGCGTGCTGCTGGGCCGGATGTTCCTCGGCGAACGGCTGCGTCCGCTGCAGCGCGCGGCGCTCGGCGTGGCCGTGGCCGGGGTGGCGTGGCGCGTATGGCAGCTCGGCAGCCCGCCGTGGATCCCGCTCTTCCTCGCCGGCACCTTCGGTCTCTACGGCCTGCTGCGCAAGCGCGCGCCGGTCGATGCGATCGGCGGCCTGTTCATCGAGACCGTCATCACCGCCCCGCTCGCCATCGCCTGGCTGGCCTGGCTGACGCACGACGGCAGGCTGGCCTTCGGCTCCTCGCTCTACGTCGACGCCATGCTGCCGCTGGCCGGCGTGCTGACCGCGGTGCCGCTGGCGTTGTTCGCGGTCGGCGCCAAGCGCCTGCCGCTGGCCACCGTCGGTTTCCTGCAGTTCATCGCCCCGAGCCTGAACTTCCTGCTTGCCGTGCTGGTGTTCCGCGAGCCGTTCGACAGCGGGCAACTGGTCGGATTCGTGCTGATCTGGGCCGCGCTGGCGATCTACTCGGTGGACATGCTCCGCGTGGCGAGATCCTCCGCCTGA
- the dnaB gene encoding replicative DNA helicase gives MNTQTRRPPDFGGDPQLAAIKLPPHSLEAEQSLIGGILLDNQAWERVADLASEADFYRDDHRRIYRHIAKLIDLGKPADVVTVFESLEKSGEAEQAGGLAYLAEIANNTPSAANIRRYAEIVRERAILRKLVAVGDEIAASALSPSGKDAKMLLDEAEAKVFEIAEAGARHSTGFVSIQPILKQVVDRVQELYDRDNPSEVTGVPTGLIDLDDKTSGLQPSDMIIVAGRPAMGKTTFALNLAEHIAVDQRLPVAIFSMEMPGTQLATRFISSVGRIDMQKIRSGRLTDDDWQRLTVAMGKLYDAPLFIDETPGLNPIDLRARARRLARQCGKLGLIVIDYLQLMTGTRESDNRASELSEISRSVKSLAKELHVPIVALSQLNRSLEQRPNKRPVMSDLRESGAIEQDADIIMFIYRDEVYNPDSPDKGTAELIIGKHRNGPTGTVRLTFIGENTRFENYAGGGNFGGSDY, from the coding sequence ATGAACACCCAGACCCGCCGCCCTCCCGACTTCGGGGGTGATCCGCAGTTGGCAGCCATCAAGCTTCCGCCTCATTCGCTCGAGGCCGAGCAGTCCCTGATCGGCGGCATCCTGCTCGACAACCAGGCATGGGAAAGGGTGGCGGATCTCGCCAGCGAGGCGGACTTCTATCGCGACGATCATCGGCGCATCTACCGCCACATCGCCAAGCTCATCGATCTGGGCAAACCGGCGGACGTCGTCACGGTCTTCGAGTCGCTCGAGAAGAGCGGTGAGGCCGAGCAGGCGGGAGGGCTCGCCTACCTCGCCGAAATCGCCAACAACACGCCTTCGGCGGCGAACATCCGCCGCTATGCGGAGATCGTTCGCGAGCGCGCGATCCTGCGCAAGCTGGTCGCGGTGGGCGACGAGATCGCGGCGAGCGCACTGAGTCCGTCCGGCAAGGACGCCAAGATGCTGCTCGACGAGGCAGAGGCCAAGGTGTTCGAGATCGCCGAGGCCGGCGCCCGCCATTCGACGGGCTTCGTGTCCATCCAGCCCATCCTGAAGCAGGTCGTCGATCGTGTGCAGGAACTCTACGATCGCGACAATCCGTCCGAAGTGACGGGCGTGCCGACCGGTCTGATCGACCTCGACGACAAGACCTCGGGCCTGCAGCCGTCGGACATGATCATCGTCGCCGGCCGTCCCGCGATGGGCAAGACGACCTTTGCGCTGAATCTGGCCGAGCACATCGCGGTTGATCAGCGCCTGCCGGTGGCGATCTTCTCGATGGAAATGCCGGGCACCCAGTTGGCCACGCGCTTCATCTCGTCGGTCGGGCGCATCGACATGCAGAAGATCCGCAGCGGCCGCCTGACCGACGACGACTGGCAGCGCCTGACGGTCGCCATGGGCAAGCTGTACGATGCGCCGCTCTTCATCGACGAAACGCCCGGTCTCAATCCGATCGACCTGCGTGCCCGGGCGCGGCGGCTCGCCCGCCAGTGCGGCAAGCTGGGCCTCATCGTGATCGACTATCTGCAACTGATGACCGGCACGCGGGAAAGCGACAACCGCGCGTCCGAGCTGTCCGAGATCTCGCGTTCGGTGAAGTCGCTCGCCAAGGAACTGCACGTCCCGATCGTCGCCCTCTCGCAGTTGAACCGCAGCCTGGAACAGCGGCCGAACAAGCGCCCGGTGATGTCCGACCTGCGCGAGTCGGGTGCCATCGAGCAGGACGCGGACATCATCATGTTCATCTACCGCGACGAGGTCTATAACCCTGATTCGCCGGACAAGGGGACGGCGGAACTGATCATCGGCAAGCACCGCAATGGTCCGACCGGTACGGTGCGGCTGACTTTCATCGGTGAAAACACCCGCTTCGAGAATTACGCCGGCGGCGGCAATTTCGGCGGTTCGGATTACTGA
- a CDS encoding undecaprenyl-diphosphate phosphatase, which produces MDFPLLLIALILGIVEGLTEFLPISSTGHLIILGDLLGYNDDASKVFKIVIQLAAILAVCWDYRDRLIKVAVDLPRERSAQRFVGLLFVGFLPAAVLGLMFHSVIKGVLFNPITVATALIVGGLIILYVEKRSYHPRVTSVDDLRWSDALKVGFAQALAMIPGTSRSGATIIGGMIFGMSRKTAAEFSFFLAIPTMFAATVYDLYKNGSLLHASDLPVFAVGFVASFFAAMWAVKGFIRFISNHTFVAFAWYRIVFGIVVLATWKLGLVDWSTP; this is translated from the coding sequence ATGGATTTCCCCCTGCTCCTGATCGCCCTGATCCTCGGCATCGTCGAGGGCCTGACCGAATTCCTGCCGATCTCCTCGACCGGCCACCTCATCATCCTCGGCGACCTGCTCGGCTACAACGACGACGCCAGCAAGGTATTCAAGATCGTCATCCAGCTCGCCGCCATCCTGGCCGTGTGCTGGGATTACCGCGACCGGCTGATCAAGGTCGCCGTCGACCTGCCGCGCGAACGCAGCGCGCAGCGCTTCGTCGGCCTGCTCTTCGTCGGCTTCCTGCCGGCCGCCGTCCTCGGCCTGATGTTCCACTCGGTCATCAAGGGCGTGCTGTTCAACCCGATCACCGTCGCCACCGCGCTGATCGTCGGCGGCTTGATCATCCTGTACGTGGAAAAGCGCAGCTATCACCCGCGCGTCACGTCGGTGGACGATCTGCGCTGGAGCGACGCGCTGAAGGTGGGGTTCGCGCAGGCGCTGGCGATGATCCCGGGCACCTCGCGCTCCGGCGCCACCATCATCGGCGGCATGATCTTCGGCATGTCGCGCAAGACGGCGGCGGAGTTCTCGTTCTTCCTCGCCATCCCGACGATGTTCGCGGCCACCGTCTACGACCTGTACAAGAACGGCTCGCTGCTGCACGCCTCCGACCTGCCAGTGTTCGCCGTCGGCTTCGTCGCCTCGTTCTTCGCCGCCATGTGGGCGGTGAAGGGCTTCATCCGCTTCATCTCCAACCATACCTTCGTCGCCTTCGCCTGGTACCGCATCGTCTTCGGCATCGTCGTGCTGGCGACCTGGAAGCTGGGCCTGGTCGACTGGAGCACGCCGTGA